In one window of Rhipicephalus sanguineus isolate Rsan-2018 unplaced genomic scaffold, BIME_Rsan_1.4 Seq767, whole genome shotgun sequence DNA:
- the LOC119378295 gene encoding uncharacterized protein LOC119378295: MASLERLRRNRGVVRASVTRTITLLTDELQATAPDAAQVDSHVTYLTQKNVELGNLNKQILDATDDDAYDEELEAAEDYDRKVSYAVSRARFFLREHANTATARRTSRPEATLPNPDVAGAGSSAHAEVTDAAPRVTEGTPGPATAPRHRTVVLPKLQIPTFSGALRDWQTFWDHFSATIHRNEDLLPIEKFKYLLSYLSGAAKRAIEGIRLTEDNYAIAIRTLTERFGRRDLLINEHIDHLLALPPVKSSADVDKLRLLYDKVQFRVSALTGLGVSPDQYNVVLNRVLMRCLPDDLAILYRQKYKEAAQDTSGIATPEERARQVAEMLSFLRIQIEVREEDRPGRTPSAFSRFLPDEDVEPPSAPMGHLPTASALAAESVPITEEVCRLCSSCQHTIADCNVQLSAEEKRARLRTARCCYRCGLQNHMARFCRRARSIICSKCNRRHLTILCELFTPVAPTRAIATTVNQDEPRITGRGTNTPSVTSAPSALSGINAVLLQTGRVWIECGSQKRLVRILLDSGSQRTFIRADVSKDLRCPVIGTEELSVVTFGHSKPREVIRSRRVALTLRGQRRDIAVTVEALEVPEVCAVTSPPLSTDILQLLCDKNYDAADNFHPDTWHPQEVSVLLGSDVYWKVATGKVDHLTSNLTAVETKFGWTVQGTTERERSSAFPRCDRGGPPSQRRPFFRGCALQTARPPRYPRVLQGGSGGGFEGSSGSSQRLRSPAALPRQQRHVFARLRPHEVRRLPRRRRRWTAFSAGSYSTGQTSVETAWPVGHTADATERLERELEDAHVSRRTQF; this comes from the coding sequence ATGGCATCGTTGGAGCGGCTCCGCAGGAACCGTGGCGTCGTCAGGGCCAGCGTCACACGAACCATTACGCTCCTGACCGACGAACTTCAGGCCACGGCTCCTGATGCCGCTCAAGTTGATTCGCACGTTACATACCTGACTCAGAAGAACGTCGAGCTCGGCAACCTCAACAAGCAAATCCTCGACGCCACGGACGATGACGCTTATGACGAAGAGCTCGAGGCCGCGGAAGACTACGACCGGAAGGTGTCCTATGCCGTGTCTCGAGCGCGCTTCTTcctgcgcgaacacgccaacacAGCGACGGCAAGGAGGACTTCAAGGCCCGAGGCTACGTTACCGAACCCCGACGTCGCTGGGGCCGGCAGCTCAGCGCATGCCGAGGTCACTGACGCTGCACCTCGTGTAACAGAGGGGACACCCGGCCCAGCAACCGCGCCGCGTCATCGCACAGTGGTCCTGCCGAAACTTCAGATACCGACATTTTCCGGAGCACTGCGCGACTGGCAGACCTTCTGGGACCACTTCAGTGCCACGATCCATCGTAATGAAGACCTTCTGCCGATTGAGAAATTTAAGTACCTCCTCTCGTATTTGAGTGGCGCCGCGAAGAGAGCCATCGAAGGCATTAGACTCACGGAGGACAATTATGCGATCGCCATCAGGACCTTGACGGAGCGATTTGGTCGACGCGACTTGCTCATCAACGAGCACATTGACCACCTGCTCGCCTTACCACCAGTCAAGTCTTCGGCAGATGTCGACAAACTCCGCCTACTCTACGACAAGGTACAATTTCGCGTCTCGGCACTGACCGGTTTGGGCGTCTCACCCGACCAGTACAACGTGGTCCTCAACCGCGTCCTAATGAGGTGCCTGCCTGACGACCTCGCGATCCTCTACCGGCAGAAGTACAAAGAAGCCGCGCAGGATACGTCCGGTATAGCGACCCCCGAAGAAAGAGCTCGTCAGGTTGCAGAAATGCTAAGCTTCCTGCGCATACAAATTGAGGTTCGAGAGGAAGACAGACCAGGACGAACGCCGTCTGCTTTCTCGCGGTTCCTGCCCGATGAAGATGTCGAACCTCCGTCAGCACCGATGGGACATTTGCCTACAGCGTCCGCACTTGCCGCCGAATCTGTTCCAATTACGGAAGAGGTGTGCCGCTTATGCAGCAGTTGTCAGCACACCATCGCGGACTGCAACGTTCAACTCTCAGCTGAGGAAAAACGGGCTCGGTTGCGCACGGCTCGTTGCTGCTACCGTTGCGGCTTGCAAAACCACATGGCGCGTTTTTGCCGACGTGCGCGCAGCATCATCTGTAGTAAGTGCAACCGACGACATCTCACTATCCTCTGTGAATTGTTCACGCCCGTAGCCCCAACCCGTGCAATCGCAACGACAGTGAACCAAGACGAGCCTCGCATCACCGGGCGAGGCACGAAcacgccgtcagtgacgtcggcCCCAAGCGCCCTGAGCGGAATCAACGCCGTTCTTCTCCAAACAGGACGAGTCTGGATCGAGTGCGGGTCCCAAAAGCGTCTCGTGCGCATTCTACTTGACAGTGGTAGCCAGCGCACATTCATCCGAGCGGATGTCTCAAAGGACCTCAGATGCCCGGTTATCGGAACCGAAGAACTTTCCGTGGTGACGTTCGGCCACTCGAAGCCCCGCGAAGTAATACGCAGTCGACGGGTAGCTTTGACTTTACGAGGCCAACGTAGGGACATAGCGGTAACCGTGGAGGCCTTGGAGGTCCCCGAAGTGTGTGCAGTTACAAGCCCGCCGCTCAGCACTGATATTTTGCAGCTTTTGTGCGACAAGAACTATGATGCCGCAGACAACTTTCATCCCGACACATGGCACCCACAGGAAGTAAGCGTATTACTTGGTTCCGACGTCTACTGGAAGGTCGCGACTGGAAAGGTTGATCATTTAACCAGCAACCTGACGGCCGTGGAAACCAAGTTCGGCTGGACCGTTCAGGGCACCACGGAACGCGAAAGAAGTTCAGCATTTCCGCGGTGCGACCGCGGCGGCCCACCGTCACAACGCCGGCCTTTCTTCAGAGGCTGCGCCCTTCAGACGGCAAGACCACCAAGATATCCTCGCGTTCTTCAAGGAGGAAGCGGTGGTGGTTTCGAGGGGAGCTCGGGGTCCTCGCAGAGGCTTCGGAGTCCGGCCGCCCTTCCACGGCAACAACGACACGTCTTCGCGAGACTACGACCACACGAGGTACGGCGATTGCCGAGACGACGCCGTCGATGGACCGCATTCTCTGCCGGATCGTACTCAACAGGGCAGACCTCAGTGGAGACAGCGTGGCCGGTCGGTCACACCGCCGACGCAACCGAGCGCCTGGAAAGAGAACTGGAGGACGCGCACGTCTCAAGGCGCACGCAGTTCTAA